One genomic region from Bactrocera tryoni isolate S06 chromosome 3, CSIRO_BtryS06_freeze2, whole genome shotgun sequence encodes:
- the LOC120770883 gene encoding lysosomal-associated transmembrane protein 4A, producing the protein MLRIRIKMGPQQRYKEWTCCFGLHVHTATIMIGLWHLFLNILALSLLAIIWRNPTMMEELESGYDYTVDLSAPPLPTPLSKVDPPYPYRDHSLSYRKQYHNFDMGGLVCTCMIAITMMMIYGTLKGKPSHLLPFFCLQLFDFAITTLTAAGYICYLQAIHRLIAESHRLPWREKLLEMSQEELMVIVLVVFFCIVFLKAYAIGIVWRCYKYLTLRQQDLRTLLPCVLPELGGAGLTGEERAYTTLLPNYDEAIAQYMKQAPPPSYQVAMSNYQGVDAQVNNANNVPDTVGAAVVTIDDTLDNNNDSPNNNNTVHVNANTPPMRRNEAVTEGTELESVGVEAVTAPPAADVAATGQLTPPPSYLDAADGISSPSAEKLFVPAQAIHRQADNRNESHA; encoded by the exons TTTCTAAATATATTAGCACTCAGTCTACTTGCCATTATATGGCGCAATCCGACCATGATGGAGGAGCTCGAGAGTGGCTACGATTATACTGTGGATTTGAGCGCACCGCCATTACCAACACCACTAAGCAAGGTGGATCCTCCATACCCATATCGGGATCATTCGCTGAGCTATCGCAAGCAATACC aTAACTTCGATATGGGCGGCTTGGTTTGTACCTGCATGATTGCCATTACGATGATGATGATTTATGGTACTCTAAAGGGTAAACCCTCACatcttttgccatttttctgccTACAACTGTTTGATTTTGCCATAACCAC TCTAACCGCTGCCGGCTACATCTGTTACCTTCAAGCCATACACCGTCTAATTGCCGAATCTCATCGCTTGCCATGGCGCGAGAAATTGCTTGAGATGTCACAAGAAGAACTAATGGTCATCGTTTTGGTGGTTTTCTTTTGCATTGTATTCTTGAAAGCCTATGCCATTGGCATAGTTTGGCGTTGCTATAAATATCTTACGCTGCGACAACAAGATCTACGCACCTTGCTACCGTGTGTTTTACCGGAATTGGGTGGCGCCGGTTTGACGGGCGAAGAACGCGCCTATACCACACTCTTGCCAAATTATGATGAGGCCATTGCACAATATATGAAGCAGGCGCCACCGCCATCCTATCAGGTGGCCATGTCAAATTATCAGGGTGTCGATGCTCAGGTAAATAACGCTAATAATGTGCCGGATACCGTCGGTGCAGCGGTGGTCACCATTGACGACACGTTGGACAATAATAATGATTCaccgaacaacaacaacacagttcACGTAAATGCCAATACACCGCCAATGCGGCGTAATGAGGCTGTCACTGAGGGTACTGAGTTGGAAAGTGTTGGTGTTGAAGCTGTTACTGCTCCGCCCGCTGCAGATGTTGCCGCAACTGGACAATTGACACCACCACCATCCTACTTAGATGCTGCTGATGGTATTTCCAGTCCATCTGCAGAAAAACTCTTTGTGCCAGCTCAAGCTATACATCGTCAAGCAGACAATAGAAATGAGAGTCACGCTTAA
- the LOC120772567 gene encoding peptidoglycan-recognition protein SC2-like: MTAKALITLLAALCCAQADFSVRVISRAEWGGRQPTNRVWLNNYLSYAVIHHTAGAYCSTKASCAQQMRNIQSYHMDSLGWPDIGYNFLIGGDGQVYEGRGWNSMGAHASNWNGISIGISFMGNYNNDRPTAAQIAAAKGILADAVARGQISSGYILYGHCQVGATECPGNNLFAEIRSWPHYRG, translated from the exons ATGACTGCCAAGGCTCTCATCACACTGCTAGCTGCTCTCTGCTGTGCACAAGCAGATTTCAGCGTACGGGTCATCTCTCGCGCCGAATGGGGTGGTCGTCAGCCCACCAATCGCGTTTGGTTGAACAACTACTTGAGTTATGCCGTTATCCATCACACCGCTGGTGCTTACTGCTCTACAAAAGCCTCCTGCGCTCAACAGATGCGCAACATACAGAGCTACCATATGGACTCTTTAGGTTGGCCCGACATTGGTTACAACTTCTTGATCGGTGGTGACGGTCAAGTATATGAGGGTCGTGGCTGGAATTCGATGGGTGCTCATGCCTCCAACTGGAATGGTATCTCAATTGGCATATCCTTTATGGGCAATTACAACA ACGATCGTCCAACTGCTGCGCAAATCGCCGCTGCCAAGGGTATTCTCGCTGATGCCGTAGCTCGTGGTCAAATAAGCTCTGGGTACATTCTGTACGGTCATTGTCAAGTAGGTGCCACCGAGTGCCCCGGTAATAACTTGTTCGCTGAAATCCGTTCATGGCCACACTATCGCGGTTAA